ATACGAGCCTTGGTTGGAAAGCCGGGATCATTCTTGCCGTTTTTCTTAACGAAACGCTCTGGTATCTGTTCGTGGCCCGCGTATTTTCGCTTGCGCGGGCTCGCGCGGCCTATACACGTTTCAAAGCGTGGGTCGACCGGACGTTCGGAACGCTAATTGCCCTGTTCGGGCTCAAGATCGCACTGACCTGAAAGGATTGGCATGACAGACCGACTGCCACATGAAAAAGGGTTTCACATCAGCTGGGACCAGATCCATCGCGACAGCCGCGCGCTGGCCTGGCGGCTTGACGGACATGGTCCGGATAGCGGTGCATGGAAGGCCGTGGTTGCGATCACACGCGGGGGCATGGCACCGGCCATGATCGTCGCGCGCGAACTGGACATCCGCACTGTCGATACCATCAGCATCAAGTCATACGATCATCAGGACCAGTCGGACGCACAGGTTCTGAAGCGCCCGGATGATGAATTGATGGGCGATGGCACGGGTATATTGATCGTCGATGATCTGGTTGATAGCGGCAAAACACTCGAGGTCGTTCGCAGCATCTATCCCAAGGCCCACTTTGCGACCGTATATGCAAAGCCGAAGGGCGAGCCGCAGGTTGATACCTTTATCACCGGTGTTAGTCAGGACACGTGGATTTTCTTTCCGTGGGATATGGCTCTTCAGTACGTCGAGCCTTACCGCGGCAAAGACTAGGCCAAGAATAGTTTAACAAGTCAGGCCCTTATCGTATGTCCTTAACCCGTACGGCATCGACATTCGCACCTCCGGTCATGGAGGCACGTCGCTGGTTGGACGGGGTCTCCCATCCCGCCGACCGCCCCCTGCTGAATGTCAGCCAAGCAGCACCCGTTGAACCGCCGCCACCACAGATGCTGGCCGCGATGGCCGAAATTGTGCTGAACGACCCAGAAGCCCATCTTTACGGCCCTGTTCTTGGATTGCCCGATCTGCGCGCTGAAGTCGCGAGCCGATGGTCGGCAGCCTACCACGGCAAGCTCGATCAGGCTCAGGTTGCGATAACGTCTGGGTGCAATCAGGCATTTGCCGCGGCCATTGCCACGCTTTGCGCTGAAGGTGACGAGGTCATCATACCTGCCCCTTACTACTTCAATCACGTCATGTGGCTGGATATGTCTGGCGTTAAAACCGTGCCGCTGGCTCCTGGCTCTGGCCTGATTCCGGATGCGGAAGACGCAGCACGGCTGGTAACACCCCGCACGCGCGCGATTGCCCTGGTCAGTCCAAACAATCCGGGCGGCGTCGAGTATCCCGCTGATACCTTGGCGGCGTTCCGCGATCTGGCACGTGTCCACGGTCTGGCTCTGATCGTAGATGAAACCTACCGCGATTTCGACAGCCGTACTGGCGCGCCGCATGATCTGTTCTCTGACCCTGAATGGGACGATACGCTGATCCAGCTATATTCTTTTTCAAAGGCCTACCGCCTGACCGGGCACCGCGTTGGCGCGATCATAGCAAGCGTCGAAAGGCTCGCGGAGGTAGAAAAGTTTCTGGATACGGTGACGATCTGCCCCAACCAGATCGGGCAGCGCGCTGCGCTATGGGGGATGCGCAATCTTGATGACTGGTTGGCAGGAGAACGGCAAGAAATCCTGAACCGCCGCAAAGCAATTGTGGACGGCTTTCCGAAACTCGCCGCCAAAGGCTGGGAGTTGCTTGGATGCGGAGCCTATTTCGCCTACGTCAAACACCCTTTCGACATCCCGTCAGACCAGCTTGCGCGAAATCTGGTGAAGGAAATCAGCGTGCTTTGCCTTCCGGGCACGATGTTCATGCCAGACGAGATAGAGGGCGGCAAATCGCAATTGCGGATTGCTTTTGCGAATATCGACAGTGACGGGATCACCGATTTGTTTAATCGGCTGGCCAGTTTGACCCCCTGACCCTTGCGTCCCGAACGCCAGATGCATATCCATGCGCAACGCCTGCAAATGTGGGCCGTGCAGGGATAGGACAGGACGACATGGCTGAAAAGAAACAGGGCAACCGCTACTTTGTCTGGATCATCATGGCGCTGCTTTTTGTCGGCCTTCTGGGCTTTGGCACGGGCGGGCTGTCAGGCAATCTTCGCTCAATCGGAACAGTCGGTGAGAAAGAAATTTCAATCGCGCAGTATCAAAGCGCACTCAATCAACAAATCCGCGCGTTCGAGGCCCAGATTCAGCAACCCATCCCCTTTCAGCAGGCCCAGCAGTTCGGGATCGACCAACAAGTGCGGTCGCAGATTGTGACCGAGCGCACGCTGGACAACGAAACCAGCCAGCTTGGCATATCGGTTGGCGATGACCGTGTTCGCGAAGAGGTTTTGCGCATTCCCGCCTTCCGCGGTCTTGACGGTTCATTTGACCGCGAAGCATACCGATCAGCGCTCCAGCGCAGCGGACAGACTGAAGCGATGTTCGAGACAGCCATTCGTGAGGAAGTTGCCCGCACGTTGTTGCAAGGCGCGGTTGTCGGCGGTGTCCCGGCACCCGATGCCTATGCCGACGCTTTGGTTAAATTTGTTTCCGAACAGCGCACAGTAACGTGGGCCGCTGTTGATTCCGACGATCTGTCGGTGCCATTGCCCGGCCCCACAGCGGATGACCTTCAGACCTATTATTCCGAAAATCCCGAAGCGTTCACCGCGCCCGAAAGGCGTGAAATCACCTTTGCCTGGATGACGCCGGACATGATCCAGGACGGCATCGTCGTCTCCGAAGATGAACTGCGTCAGGCCTATGACGCCCGCGCCGACCAATATATCCGCCCCGAGCGACGCCTTGTCGAGCGACTAGTCTTTTCTGATGCCGAAACGGCCAATGCAGCGATGACACGTATCCAAGCGGGCGAAGCGACCTTTGAAGACCTAGTCAGCGAGATGGGGTTCAGTCTGTCGGATACCGATCTTGGCGATGTCAGCCAAGACGACCTTGGTGCCGCAGGTGAAGCCATTTTTGCAGCCCAGCCGACGGATGTCGTTGGACCACTGGATTCCGAATTCGGCCCCGCGATCTTTCGCATGAACGCCGTTCTGGCCGCGCAGGAAACCAGTTTCGAAGATGCAGCACCCGATCTGCAGGAAGAACTTTCGGCCGACCGCGCGCGCCGCCAGATTGAAACCGTCGCCGAAAACATTAACGACCTTCTTGCGGGCGGTGCCACATTGGAAAATCTCGCTGAAACTACCGACATGGAATTGGGTACGATCAGTTTCGATGAGAACAGCAGCGAAGGTATCGCTGCCTACGACTCTTTCAGAGCCGTAGCCGCCACCGTCACTGAAGGCGCATTCCCGGAGCTGGAACAGCTTGAGGACGGTGGCATCTTTGCCCTGCGCCTTGGCAGCGTGACGCCACCGACAGTGCGCCCGTTTGACGACGTAGAAGACGCTGTGGCGCGTGCGTGGAACCAACAAACCGAACGTGACGCAGTGTTGGCCCGCGCAGAAGAACTCGCTGCCTCGATTACAGCCGACAGCAACATGAACGACGCAGGCTTGCTTGCCATCGCGGAACCGCCTTTGACACGACGCAGCTTTGTCGAAGGCACGCCGCCAAGTTTCATGACCGAAGTTTTCGAAATGGACACTGGAGAGGTCAAAGTTATCCCATCGGTCAACAACGTGCTGATTGTCCGACTTGAATCGATATCCCAACCATCACCTGATGATCCGCAGACCGCTGCAGAGCGCGAAGCCCTAGGTCAATCGGGGGCAGCGGGTATCGCACAGGACATTTTCGCAGCCTTCGCCGACGCCTTGCAGGCCCGCACAGAGGTCAACATCGATCAGGCCGCAGTCAACGCGGTTCACGCATCATTCCAGTAGGCACGCATGGCGCTTTTTCCCAGCTTTGATGAATTTGCAGCAGGCTATGACGCTGGGCTGAATCAGATCGTCTATACACGGATTGCTGCCGATCTGGACACGCCTGTTTCGCTCATGCTGAAGCTGACGGACGCGGGCACGAATGCGTTCATGCTGGAGAGTGTCACTGGCGGTGAGGTGCGAGGACGCTATTCAATCATCGGGATGAACCCCGATCTTATCTGGGAATGTCGCGGTACAAGATCGCGTATCAATCGTGATGCCCGTTTCAATCCCGATGCTTTCAAAGACATGGACGAAGACCCACTGACAGCGCTCCGCTCTATTCTTGCAGAAAGCAGGATCGAACTGCCGGGTGATCTGCCAGCCGCCTCTGCCGGGCTGTTCGGCTACCTGGGATACGACATGATCCGCCTGGTCGAGCATCTACCAGATGTGAACCCTGACCCGCTTGATCTGCCGGATGCAGTCATGTTTCGGCCATCAGTCGTGGCAGTATTGGACGGTGTGAAGGGAGACGTCATTCTCGTCGCACCGGCCTGGGCCAACGGCGGGCTCTCGGCGAAGGCAGCTTTTGCACAAGCGGCTGAGCGGGTCATGGACGCGCAGCGTCGCCTTGAGCGCGGTGTGACCAGTGACAGAGCCTTGCACGATCCCGCGCCCATTGCAGCACCTTTATCGAATTTTTCGCATCAGGGTTATCTTGATGCCGTCGAGAAGGCCAAGGACTACATCCGGGCTGGTGATATCTTTCAGGTTGTTCCGAGCCAGCGCTGGTCACAGGACTTCCGCGAACCGCCATTTGCACTCTACCGCAGCCTGCGGCGGACCAACCCGTCGCCTTTCATGTTCTTCTTCAACTTCGGTGGCTTTCAAGTCATCGGTGCTTCGCCAGAAATCCTTGTTCGGGTGTTCGGGTCAGAGGTCACGATCCGCCCGATCGCCGGGACGCGTCCGCGTGGTGCCACCCCAGCGGAAGATGCTGCAAACGAAGCAGACCTGATGGCTGACGAAAAGGAACTTGCTGAACATCTGATGCTGCTTGATCTTGGTCGGAACGATACAG
The sequence above is drawn from the Cognatiyoonia koreensis genome and encodes:
- the gpt gene encoding xanthine phosphoribosyltransferase gives rise to the protein MTDRLPHEKGFHISWDQIHRDSRALAWRLDGHGPDSGAWKAVVAITRGGMAPAMIVARELDIRTVDTISIKSYDHQDQSDAQVLKRPDDELMGDGTGILIVDDLVDSGKTLEVVRSIYPKAHFATVYAKPKGEPQVDTFITGVSQDTWIFFPWDMALQYVEPYRGKD
- a CDS encoding aminotransferase, which encodes MSLTRTASTFAPPVMEARRWLDGVSHPADRPLLNVSQAAPVEPPPPQMLAAMAEIVLNDPEAHLYGPVLGLPDLRAEVASRWSAAYHGKLDQAQVAITSGCNQAFAAAIATLCAEGDEVIIPAPYYFNHVMWLDMSGVKTVPLAPGSGLIPDAEDAARLVTPRTRAIALVSPNNPGGVEYPADTLAAFRDLARVHGLALIVDETYRDFDSRTGAPHDLFSDPEWDDTLIQLYSFSKAYRLTGHRVGAIIASVERLAEVEKFLDTVTICPNQIGQRAALWGMRNLDDWLAGERQEILNRRKAIVDGFPKLAAKGWELLGCGAYFAYVKHPFDIPSDQLARNLVKEISVLCLPGTMFMPDEIEGGKSQLRIAFANIDSDGITDLFNRLASLTP
- a CDS encoding peptidyl-prolyl cis-trans isomerase — encoded protein: MAEKKQGNRYFVWIIMALLFVGLLGFGTGGLSGNLRSIGTVGEKEISIAQYQSALNQQIRAFEAQIQQPIPFQQAQQFGIDQQVRSQIVTERTLDNETSQLGISVGDDRVREEVLRIPAFRGLDGSFDREAYRSALQRSGQTEAMFETAIREEVARTLLQGAVVGGVPAPDAYADALVKFVSEQRTVTWAAVDSDDLSVPLPGPTADDLQTYYSENPEAFTAPERREITFAWMTPDMIQDGIVVSEDELRQAYDARADQYIRPERRLVERLVFSDAETANAAMTRIQAGEATFEDLVSEMGFSLSDTDLGDVSQDDLGAAGEAIFAAQPTDVVGPLDSEFGPAIFRMNAVLAAQETSFEDAAPDLQEELSADRARRQIETVAENINDLLAGGATLENLAETTDMELGTISFDENSSEGIAAYDSFRAVAATVTEGAFPELEQLEDGGIFALRLGSVTPPTVRPFDDVEDAVARAWNQQTERDAVLARAEELAASITADSNMNDAGLLAIAEPPLTRRSFVEGTPPSFMTEVFEMDTGEVKVIPSVNNVLIVRLESISQPSPDDPQTAAEREALGQSGAAGIAQDIFAAFADALQARTEVNIDQAAVNAVHASFQ
- the trpE gene encoding anthranilate synthase component I, translated to MALFPSFDEFAAGYDAGLNQIVYTRIAADLDTPVSLMLKLTDAGTNAFMLESVTGGEVRGRYSIIGMNPDLIWECRGTRSRINRDARFNPDAFKDMDEDPLTALRSILAESRIELPGDLPAASAGLFGYLGYDMIRLVEHLPDVNPDPLDLPDAVMFRPSVVAVLDGVKGDVILVAPAWANGGLSAKAAFAQAAERVMDAQRRLERGVTSDRALHDPAPIAAPLSNFSHQGYLDAVEKAKDYIRAGDIFQVVPSQRWSQDFREPPFALYRSLRRTNPSPFMFFFNFGGFQVIGASPEILVRVFGSEVTIRPIAGTRPRGATPAEDAANEADLMADEKELAEHLMLLDLGRNDTGKVSKIGTVRPTEQFIVERYSHVMHIVSNVVGELADDQDALSAFFAGMPAGTVSGAPKVRAMEIIDELEPEKRGVYGGGCGYFSSNGDMDMCIALRTAVLKDQKLYIQAGGGVVYDSDPEAEYQETVHKSNAIRKAAADAAMFDGSGNT